Proteins encoded within one genomic window of Lysinibacillus sphaericus:
- a CDS encoding cold-shock protein has translation MKQGTVKWFNSEKGFGFIEVEGENDVFVHFSAIQGEGFKTLDEGQKVEFEVVDGNRGPQAANVTKL, from the coding sequence ATGAAACAAGGTACAGTAAAATGGTTTAACTCAGAAAAAGGTTTTGGATTCATCGAAGTTGAAGGCGAAAACGACGTATTCGTACACTTCTCAGCTATCCAAGGCGAAGGTTTCAAAACACTTGACGAAGGTCAAAAAGTGGAATTCGAAGTTGTAGATGGCAACCGCGGACCACAAGCTGCTAACGTAACTAAACTTTAA
- a CDS encoding YkvA family protein, translating to MDNNGNKQNKQEHHDYYQTLRKKLVQFFTSKTGKNHRYADYLLFVPDIFHLLIKIVTDPAIDSKSKTLIGATITYFIFPMDVLPEGIFGFGGFLDDLMLATYVLNMTINKLGPEVIEKHWTGDEKLLGLLQKLTETSEELLSKMPAKSIVTNYLHKNKK from the coding sequence ATGGATAACAACGGAAACAAACAGAATAAGCAGGAACATCATGATTATTATCAAACATTGCGGAAGAAACTTGTACAATTTTTCACTTCAAAAACAGGGAAGAATCATCGATATGCTGATTATTTATTATTTGTACCTGATATATTTCATTTACTAATTAAAATCGTGACAGATCCTGCAATTGACTCTAAAAGTAAAACATTAATTGGGGCAACCATTACGTATTTTATTTTCCCAATGGATGTTTTACCAGAAGGTATATTTGGTTTTGGCGGTTTTCTGGATGACTTGATGTTAGCCACGTATGTTCTTAATATGACGATTAATAAATTGGGCCCTGAAGTGATTGAAAAACATTGGACTGGTGATGAGAAATTGCTTGGACTTTTACAAAAACTAACAGAAACAAGCGAGGAACTTTTAAGTAAAATGCCTGCAAAATCAATTGTTACAAACTATCTGCACAAAAACAAAAAATAA
- a CDS encoding SHOCT-like domain-containing protein — MKEEISRVLTMIQEGKIDADKGSELIQALKDKEETGNISLEKPTTYLDKTLKIRVISAENDNVTVNLPIKLVKVILMAGHSIAASIPQSEKYVKDIDINLILEAIENELDGQIVDIKSADGDTVSVIIE; from the coding sequence ATGAAAGAAGAAATTTCAAGAGTGTTAACCATGATTCAAGAAGGAAAAATTGATGCAGACAAAGGATCTGAACTAATTCAAGCATTAAAGGATAAAGAAGAAACGGGAAATATATCGTTAGAAAAACCAACTACCTATTTAGATAAAACATTAAAAATTCGTGTGATTTCTGCCGAAAATGATAATGTTACAGTTAATTTGCCTATAAAACTTGTAAAAGTAATATTAATGGCAGGTCACAGCATTGCTGCAAGCATACCGCAATCAGAAAAATATGTTAAAGATATAGATATCAACCTTATCTTAGAAGCAATCGAAAACGAATTAGATGGCCAAATTGTTGATATTAAATCTGCAGACGGGGATACCGTTTCAGTTATTATTGAATAG
- a CDS encoding DUF2089 domain-containing protein produces MAYKVITNCPVCSKTLKITRLKCSHCHTTIENEFELSKLASLSKDQLHFVEVFLTCRGNIKEVEKELGISYPTVRGKLTDIISSLGYEPKKKNEIDEKKVVTMLENGEITAEEAIKLLKEE; encoded by the coding sequence ATGGCTTATAAAGTAATTACAAATTGTCCGGTCTGTAGTAAAACATTAAAAATAACCAGGCTAAAATGCTCTCATTGTCACACTACGATTGAAAATGAATTTGAATTATCAAAGCTGGCTTCCTTATCAAAGGATCAGCTGCATTTTGTGGAAGTATTTTTGACATGCAGAGGGAATATTAAAGAAGTTGAAAAAGAATTGGGTATTTCCTATCCAACGGTAAGAGGCAAGTTAACAGACATTATTTCATCCCTTGGATATGAGCCAAAAAAGAAAAATGAAATCGACGAAAAAAAAGTTGTCACTATGTTGGAAAATGGCGAAATCACAGCTGAAGAAGCCATTAAACTTTTAAAAGAAGAATAA
- a CDS encoding S1C family serine protease: MSDIHKHTTEEELTEEELIELVLAEQQKALAEERERRLQGSKPKKQKPIIKWMIWCMAFVLFMNTFALIFQIYSIPAIEFLKVSSQLSKQEDIQTYKKAIVEVSTGSSKGTGFVISPDGLIVTNAHVVENALTLSVVFPEQGLMEAQLVQSFPEVDLALLQVTGTNLPSLTLANRPSYQEDEAVYFIGNPLAFTGIANKGTLLKEIYLDDWQVPVMMMQAPVYKGNSGSPVLNTDGDVIGIVFATIKKEPYGRVGLFIPVHVLQEQIEQTINAS, translated from the coding sequence ATGAGCGATATACATAAGCACACTACTGAAGAAGAGTTAACAGAAGAGGAATTGATTGAACTTGTTCTGGCAGAGCAACAAAAGGCTTTAGCTGAAGAACGGGAAAGACGCCTGCAAGGAAGCAAGCCGAAGAAGCAGAAGCCTATTATTAAATGGATGATATGGTGCATGGCGTTCGTCTTATTTATGAATACATTTGCGCTGATTTTCCAAATTTACTCGATACCAGCTATTGAATTTCTCAAGGTCTCTAGCCAATTATCAAAGCAAGAAGATATTCAAACGTATAAAAAAGCGATTGTTGAAGTCTCTACTGGCTCTAGTAAAGGGACAGGCTTTGTCATTTCTCCAGATGGCTTAATAGTAACAAATGCCCATGTGGTGGAAAATGCGCTTACATTGTCTGTTGTCTTTCCAGAACAAGGGCTTATGGAAGCACAATTAGTACAAAGTTTTCCTGAAGTCGATTTAGCTCTTTTGCAAGTTACTGGTACCAACCTACCGTCGTTAACGCTTGCCAATCGCCCTAGTTATCAAGAAGATGAGGCAGTTTATTTCATTGGTAATCCACTAGCTTTCACAGGTATTGCAAATAAAGGAACATTACTAAAAGAAATTTATCTTGATGATTGGCAAGTGCCCGTTATGATGATGCAAGCACCTGTATACAAAGGCAATAGTGGGAGCCCTGTTCTTAATACAGACGGTGATGTTATTGGTATTGTGTTCGCCACCATAAAAAAGGAGCCTTATGGACGAGTAGGATTGTTTATACCTGTACATGTTTTACAAGAACAAATCGAGCAAACTATTAATGCATCGTAA
- a CDS encoding S66 family peptidase: MFSPLKQGDTIGIYSPSKPASVLAKARYERGKARLQALGFTIKEGLLTGKSDTYRSGTPKERAQELNDLLRDPTVKMILPTMGGTNANSMLPYIDYAALQQTPKILVGLSDVTAILLAIYAKTGIPVFYGPSVASTFGEFPPFVNYTEQYFKELFMQDVPIPYEMPTPPIWTDDRINWLEKTVEKTQHDNAWITVQQGSAEGRLIGGNINTMYGFIGTPFFPQIKEGDILLLEDTSKTIAVVEKNFAMLKLHGFFNNISAIILGKHEQYDDEGTGRKPYDVLLEQLDGLAIPILAEVDCCHTHPLHAMPLGLRVKVDATQKRITFLESWFC, translated from the coding sequence ATGTTCTCCCCATTAAAACAAGGCGATACTATTGGTATTTATTCGCCCTCCAAACCAGCTTCAGTACTTGCTAAAGCACGTTATGAACGAGGTAAGGCAAGATTACAGGCACTCGGCTTTACCATCAAGGAAGGTCTATTAACTGGCAAAAGTGATACATACCGTTCTGGTACGCCAAAGGAGCGTGCACAAGAGCTCAATGATTTACTACGGGATCCTACGGTGAAAATGATATTACCTACGATGGGAGGCACAAATGCAAATAGTATGTTGCCTTATATAGATTATGCAGCGTTACAACAAACGCCTAAAATACTTGTGGGCTTGTCGGATGTAACAGCCATCCTACTTGCCATCTATGCAAAGACTGGCATTCCGGTGTTTTACGGTCCTTCTGTTGCATCCACATTCGGTGAATTCCCACCATTCGTCAACTACACAGAACAATATTTTAAAGAGTTGTTTATGCAAGACGTGCCAATTCCTTATGAAATGCCCACTCCCCCTATCTGGACGGACGACCGTATTAATTGGCTTGAAAAAACTGTAGAAAAAACACAACATGATAATGCATGGATTACCGTACAACAAGGAAGTGCGGAAGGTCGTTTAATTGGTGGCAATATCAATACAATGTATGGTTTTATAGGAACCCCCTTTTTCCCACAAATAAAAGAAGGCGATATTTTACTGTTAGAAGATACATCTAAAACGATTGCTGTAGTGGAGAAAAACTTCGCCATGCTAAAATTACATGGCTTCTTTAACAACATTTCCGCAATTATTTTAGGTAAACATGAGCAATACGATGATGAAGGAACAGGACGAAAACCATACGATGTTCTGTTAGAACAGCTGGACGGGTTAGCCATCCCAATCTTGGCGGAGGTGGATTGTTGTCATACACACCCATTGCACGCAATGCCACTTGGTTTACGTGTCAAAGTGGATGCAACGCAAAAACGCATTACATTTTTAGAGAGTTGGTTCTGTTAA
- a CDS encoding DinB family protein: MYRQVEDFLNDWSIAAEGTVQVLKAITDDKLEQCIVEGHNSLGWLGWHLVGAAGYFSYLAGLTVPMIRQEDPVPATAAEIVATYEKLANSINEEAAKLSNEGLLEEVNGFKGPISRGALLRAMIDHQTHHRGQMTVLLRQAGLPVPGVLGPTKEMQ; encoded by the coding sequence ATGTATCGACAAGTAGAAGATTTTCTAAACGACTGGTCAATTGCAGCGGAAGGAACGGTTCAAGTACTAAAAGCAATAACGGATGACAAGTTAGAGCAATGTATTGTTGAAGGGCATAATTCGTTAGGTTGGTTAGGCTGGCATTTAGTTGGTGCAGCAGGCTATTTTAGTTATTTAGCAGGTTTAACAGTGCCGATGATTCGTCAAGAAGATCCAGTTCCAGCTACAGCAGCTGAAATTGTAGCGACCTATGAAAAGTTAGCCAATAGTATTAATGAGGAAGCGGCAAAGCTATCAAATGAGGGCTTACTAGAAGAAGTGAACGGTTTTAAAGGACCGATTTCTAGAGGCGCATTATTACGCGCAATGATTGATCATCAAACACATCATCGTGGACAAATGACTGTACTATTACGACAAGCTGGTTTACCTGTACCAGGTGTATTAGGACCAACGAAAGAAATGCAATAA
- a CDS encoding ABC-F family ATP-binding cassette domain-containing protein: MIQVSNVGLRYGDRKLFEDVNIKFTPGNCYGLIGANGAGKSTFLKILSGEIEAQEGNVSMGKDERLSVLKQNHFEYDEHTVLDTVIMGNKRLYDVKNEKDAIYAKEDFSDEDGMRAAELEGEFAELNGWEAESEAATLLNGLGISDDLHYMLMGDLEGSDKVKVLLAQALFGQPDVLLLDEPTNHLDLKAIQWLEEFLINFENTVIVVSHDRHFLNKVCTHIADLDFSKIQLYVGNYDFWYESSQLAQKMAQDQNSKKEEKIKELQAFIARFSANASKSKQATSRKKMLDKIELDDIKPSSRKYPFINFQIGREIGNDVLTVEGLTASQEGQTLFKDIRFSMNKDDKIVLLGSPMAKTALLDILMEEKEADAGTFKWGVTTSQSYFENDHDKYFEGSEKSLVEWLRQYSPDDETESFLRGFLGRMLFSGEEVKKSPSVLSGGEKVRCMLSKMMLATANVILLDEPTNHLDLESIQALNEGLIRFKGAMIFTSHDHQFIQTIANRVIEIREDGTILDKQLTYDEFLEWKDSQGLN; this comes from the coding sequence ATGATTCAAGTAAGTAATGTAGGTCTTCGCTATGGCGATCGTAAACTATTTGAAGACGTAAATATAAAATTCACACCGGGGAATTGCTACGGTTTAATCGGGGCAAATGGTGCAGGAAAATCAACATTCCTAAAAATTCTTTCTGGTGAAATTGAAGCACAAGAAGGAAATGTTTCTATGGGTAAGGACGAACGTTTATCTGTCCTTAAACAAAACCACTTCGAATATGATGAGCATACAGTATTAGATACTGTTATTATGGGTAACAAACGCCTATATGATGTAAAAAATGAAAAAGATGCAATTTATGCAAAAGAAGATTTCTCTGATGAAGATGGCATGCGTGCTGCTGAATTAGAAGGTGAATTTGCAGAGCTAAACGGTTGGGAAGCTGAATCAGAAGCTGCAACATTATTAAACGGTTTAGGCATCTCAGATGACCTTCATTATATGTTAATGGGTGACCTTGAAGGTTCTGACAAAGTCAAAGTATTATTAGCACAAGCTTTATTCGGTCAACCAGATGTTCTATTACTGGATGAGCCTACCAACCACCTTGACTTAAAAGCAATTCAATGGTTAGAAGAATTTTTAATTAACTTTGAAAACACAGTAATCGTCGTATCCCATGACCGTCACTTCTTGAACAAAGTATGTACACATATCGCGGATTTGGATTTCTCTAAAATCCAATTATATGTGGGTAACTACGATTTCTGGTATGAATCTTCTCAGTTAGCGCAAAAAATGGCGCAAGACCAAAATTCGAAAAAAGAAGAGAAAATTAAAGAATTACAAGCGTTTATTGCTCGTTTCTCTGCCAATGCATCAAAGTCAAAACAAGCAACATCACGTAAAAAAATGTTGGATAAAATCGAGCTTGACGATATTAAACCATCTAGCCGTAAATATCCATTTATCAACTTCCAAATCGGTCGTGAAATCGGTAATGATGTCTTAACAGTGGAAGGTTTGACAGCGAGTCAAGAAGGTCAAACGTTATTTAAAGACATTCGCTTCTCAATGAATAAAGACGATAAAATCGTATTACTAGGTAGCCCGATGGCAAAAACAGCGCTTCTTGATATTCTAATGGAAGAAAAAGAAGCAGATGCTGGTACATTTAAATGGGGTGTCACAACATCTCAAAGCTACTTCGAAAACGATCATGATAAATACTTTGAAGGCTCTGAAAAATCATTAGTAGAATGGCTTCGTCAATATTCACCTGATGATGAAACAGAAAGCTTCCTACGTGGTTTCTTAGGTCGCATGCTATTCTCTGGTGAAGAAGTGAAAAAATCCCCTTCTGTCTTATCAGGGGGAGAAAAAGTGCGTTGTATGTTGTCTAAAATGATGTTAGCAACTGCTAATGTTATTTTACTTGATGAACCAACGAACCACCTTGACCTTGAGTCCATTCAAGCGCTAAATGAAGGGTTAATCCGCTTCAAAGGTGCCATGATCTTCACATCACATGACCATCAGTTCATCCAAACAATTGCTAACCGTGTCATTGAAATCCGTGAAGATGGTACGATTTTAGACAAACAGTTAACTTATGATGAGTTTTTAGAGTGGAAAGACAGCCAAGGTTTAAACTAA
- a CDS encoding HEAT repeat domain-containing protein: MKQFETALPEQYETLKKQANYTSSWRERLAAVEILSAYQHDKIIDILKNRMEHDTVNKVQLAAYEALVALGEDVEKPSPARFDIIKGTDKIFLRVKKSLPKDHTVADFADKLKRMRLDVFDAYEGDKGAEFMNWLEERWAKL; this comes from the coding sequence TTGAAACAATTTGAAACAGCATTACCTGAGCAGTATGAAACATTAAAAAAACAGGCCAATTATACGTCTAGCTGGCGAGAGCGTTTAGCCGCAGTCGAAATATTATCGGCTTATCAACATGACAAAATCATAGATATATTAAAAAATCGTATGGAACATGATACTGTCAACAAGGTCCAATTAGCAGCCTATGAAGCACTTGTGGCGCTTGGCGAGGACGTAGAGAAACCATCACCTGCACGTTTTGATATTATCAAAGGAACAGACAAAATTTTCCTACGGGTTAAAAAGAGCTTGCCAAAGGACCATACAGTGGCAGATTTTGCGGATAAACTAAAACGTATGCGTTTAGATGTCTTTGATGCGTATGAAGGCGACAAAGGTGCAGAATTTATGAACTGGTTAGAGGAACGTTGGGCAAAATTGTAA
- a CDS encoding thiamine phosphate synthase — MNKKIALHIITDGQHSLHEVVHFVTKFEPYISYLHIREPSCTASELFDCIRKLKYAGFPLQKIVINDRIDVALAADVSHVQIGYRSIPVAIASEKFSNLKIGASIHSLEEATNTKADWLLYGHIFDTESKKGIACRGTKLLQQLVSNVSIPVIAIGGITPQNTKEVCASGVSGIAVMSGIWQANDPIEKVKEYARQLKEWEDEKFR, encoded by the coding sequence ATGAATAAAAAAATAGCGCTCCATATCATTACAGATGGCCAGCATTCACTACATGAAGTGGTCCATTTTGTAACTAAGTTTGAACCCTATATAAGCTATTTGCATATTCGTGAGCCAAGTTGCACTGCTTCTGAACTCTTTGATTGTATAAGAAAATTAAAATATGCAGGCTTTCCATTACAAAAGATTGTGATTAATGATCGAATCGATGTTGCACTTGCTGCGGATGTTTCTCATGTGCAAATAGGTTATCGTAGTATTCCTGTAGCTATCGCAAGTGAGAAGTTCTCAAATCTTAAAATTGGTGCATCTATTCACTCTCTAGAAGAAGCTACAAATACAAAGGCCGATTGGTTACTCTATGGACATATTTTTGATACAGAAAGTAAGAAAGGAATCGCTTGTCGTGGAACAAAATTATTACAACAGCTTGTAAGCAATGTATCTATTCCTGTGATTGCTATCGGTGGAATCACTCCGCAAAATACAAAAGAAGTATGTGCGTCAGGAGTTTCAGGAATTGCAGTGATGTCAGGAATTTGGCAGGCAAATGACCCTATTGAAAAGGTAAAAGAATATGCTCGTCAACTTAAGGAGTGGGAAGATGAAAAGTTTCGATAG
- the thiS gene encoding sulfur carrier protein ThiS, whose amino-acid sequence MFINGNRMEVPDHVKTIESLLIHLGLQEKIVVVEQNGVILKKENYSTVVKSTDSIEIVTFVGGG is encoded by the coding sequence ATGTTTATTAATGGAAATAGGATGGAAGTTCCAGACCATGTGAAAACAATTGAGAGCTTATTGATTCACTTAGGGCTTCAGGAAAAAATAGTTGTTGTCGAACAAAACGGCGTAATTTTGAAAAAAGAAAATTATTCGACAGTGGTTAAGTCTACTGATTCTATTGAGATTGTTACATTTGTCGGAGGGGGTTAA
- a CDS encoding thiazole synthase, with protein sequence MYQIGPYTFTSRLLLGTGKFSDFDIQKGAIEASEAEILTFAVRRMNIFEPSQPNLLDKIDLSNYRLLPNTAGAKTAEEAVRIAKLAKASGLCDIVKVEIIGCDDTLLPDPLETYRACEMLLAKGFIVLPYTSDDVVLTRKLQELGVHAIMPGASPIGSGQGILNPYNLQVIIEQATVPVIVDAGIGTPSDAALALELGADAVLLNSAVSGAKNPVQMAEAMKLAIHAGRLGFEAGIIKKKERAQASSPSQGMSIID encoded by the coding sequence ATGTATCAAATTGGACCATATACATTTACTTCAAGATTATTACTAGGAACAGGGAAATTTTCAGATTTTGATATTCAAAAAGGAGCAATAGAAGCATCAGAAGCTGAAATTTTAACATTTGCTGTGCGTCGTATGAATATTTTTGAACCATCCCAGCCTAATTTGCTAGATAAAATAGATTTATCAAACTATCGATTATTACCAAATACTGCTGGTGCGAAAACAGCTGAGGAAGCAGTACGTATTGCTAAACTAGCAAAAGCATCTGGGTTATGCGATATCGTGAAAGTTGAAATAATCGGGTGTGATGATACATTATTGCCTGATCCATTAGAAACATATCGTGCATGTGAAATGCTTTTAGCAAAAGGGTTTATTGTACTACCGTATACTTCAGATGATGTCGTTCTTACTCGGAAATTACAAGAACTAGGGGTTCATGCCATTATGCCAGGTGCGTCGCCAATTGGTTCAGGACAAGGAATTTTAAATCCATATAATTTACAAGTTATCATTGAACAAGCGACAGTACCTGTTATTGTAGACGCAGGTATAGGTACTCCGTCTGATGCAGCACTTGCTCTTGAACTAGGTGCGGATGCAGTCTTGCTAAATTCAGCAGTTTCTGGTGCGAAGAATCCAGTGCAGATGGCAGAAGCTATGAAACTAGCAATTCATGCAGGTAGACTAGGTTTTGAAGCAGGAATCATAAAGAAAAAAGAGCGGGCTCAAGCTAGTAGTCCTTCACAGGGGATGAGTATTATTGATTAA
- a CDS encoding MoeB/ThiF family adenylyltransferase: MINRYSRQELFSFIGQVGQKKIQQKHVLIVGAGALGSSNAEILVRAGIGKLSIVDRDYVDWSNLQRQQLYSEEDVFQHLPKAVAAKQRLEKINRDVLIEAFVLDISSSELFAFQDVDLIIDATDNFETRFLLNDFAVKYEIPWIYGACVGSYGITYTILPHETPCLHCLMEIIPLSGGTTCDTVGIIAPTVTQVVSHQMVEALKILVEDWEAIRKELLAFDLWKNEQTKINVKSLKKSTCLTCGLNPTYPYLTKESITKVAVLCGRNTVQIRPAKPKLVNIIEFEKNLAPHVQHLKSNPFLIHFQVNQNQIILFRDGRVLIHGTNDIVEAKKIYHQYFG, from the coding sequence TTGATTAATCGCTATTCAAGACAGGAACTATTTTCATTTATAGGACAAGTTGGCCAAAAAAAAATTCAACAAAAACACGTACTTATTGTTGGAGCAGGAGCATTAGGTAGTAGCAATGCCGAAATACTTGTACGTGCTGGAATAGGTAAGTTATCCATAGTGGACCGAGATTATGTAGATTGGTCAAATTTACAACGCCAACAACTATACAGTGAAGAAGATGTGTTTCAACATTTGCCAAAAGCTGTTGCTGCAAAACAAAGATTAGAGAAAATTAATCGTGATGTGCTGATTGAAGCGTTTGTTCTAGACATTTCGTCATCTGAACTTTTTGCGTTTCAAGATGTAGATCTAATCATCGATGCAACAGATAATTTTGAAACACGTTTCTTACTAAATGATTTTGCAGTCAAGTATGAAATTCCATGGATTTACGGAGCATGTGTAGGTAGCTATGGTATTACATATACCATTTTGCCGCATGAAACACCTTGCCTACACTGTTTGATGGAAATCATTCCTTTATCCGGAGGGACAACTTGTGATACTGTAGGAATTATTGCGCCTACAGTTACGCAAGTTGTGTCACATCAAATGGTAGAAGCATTGAAAATCTTAGTGGAAGATTGGGAAGCAATCCGAAAAGAATTATTGGCATTTGATTTGTGGAAAAACGAGCAAACAAAGATCAATGTAAAAAGTTTAAAAAAGTCTACATGTTTGACTTGTGGATTAAACCCAACCTATCCATATTTAACGAAAGAATCAATAACCAAGGTTGCAGTACTATGCGGTCGTAATACGGTTCAAATTCGTCCTGCAAAACCAAAGTTAGTTAATATTATTGAGTTTGAAAAGAACCTGGCTCCACATGTTCAACATTTGAAGTCAAATCCATTTTTAATTCATTTTCAAGTTAATCAAAATCAGATTATTCTTTTTCGGGATGGACGTGTATTAATTCATGGAACGAATGATATTGTAGAAGCGAAGAAAATCTATCATCAATATTTTGGATGA